The genomic interval CCATCCGCACGCTTGATGCCTCGTCCATCGATGTTATCAAACAAAAACTGGAAACGGTCATCCGCGGTTTTGAAATAGCCCACGACTGTTTCATTGAGGTTGATTACGGCGCAAATTACTATCAAGTGACGAATGATAAGCGATACGTCGATTTATTTGCTGATGTGATGAGCAACTCCGGTATCGATTATAAGGAAGCAGCACCAGCAATGACAGGTTAAGATTTCGGCTACATGCTTAAAGAGATTCCCGGGTTCATGGTCTGGCTTGGGGTAGATTCGGCATCCGGCTTGCACAGTGCACAGCTGAAGCCTAATGAATCTGCACTTGAAACGGGTGTCCATGCTGCAACAGCTATGATAAATGCTATTTCTGAACAATAATACATCTGTATACTTTCGCCACAAAGGATAAAACTAGGTATGAACATGTTGACTGAACTGGAGGAGGTATACACGATGGCACGAATAGGTGTGGAAGAAACACTTACAGACGTTAAAGAAGCGTTAGCAGAAATGGGGCATGATGTCGTCGATCTACATTCAGAAGATGACACCGGGTACTGTGATTGCTGTGTCATTTCTGGACAGGATAAAGATGTGATGGGGATGTCAACAGCAAGTATAGCAGGCCCCGTCGTTAATGCAGATGGTCAGAATGCCGAAGAAGTATGCCAAATGGTGAGCGACCGACTGAAAACAAATCAATAGAAAAAATAAGCTTCGGTTCAACTGCAATATTGCATAACCGAAGCTTATTTTATTTGTTAGGAATTTATAAATTTGGGTTGCTGAGGACAATCGAGGTACCAAATCAGCCACGTCCAGCAAGACGCACAGGACGTTTCGGTTTGAGCCTGTAAAGGTCTTTCTAATTGCTTTTTTGTATAACAACATGATGCGGGTAGGGAATGGTAATCCCTTCCTGGTCAAAGGCTTCCTTAATGGCTTTCCGCAAGGCACGTTCGCATTCCCACTGCAAACCGTTTTCCGTTTGTCCGACAACACGTAGAATGACTTCAGATGATCCGATGCTTTGTACTCCAATGACATTTGGACCATCCTTGAAACGTTCATCTTCCTGAAATGCAGCGCATACACGCTCGAGCACGGAAATGGCTTCATCCATATTGTCATGGTAACTGATCCGCATATCCACAAGCGCTCGCATATTGCCTCTTGAATGATTGGCCACTCCTTCTATATGGCGATTTGGCACATAATTTAACGTACCGTTGAAACTGCGTATTTTCGTCGTACGCAACCCTACTTCTTCTACTATTCCATCATAACCGGCAGTGGTTATGTAATCATCAATTTCCAACTGATGCTCCAGTAATATGAAAAATCCTGTCACGATATCACTGACAAGTCCCTGTGCTCCAAAACCAATGGCAAGCCCGATAATACCTGCTCCAGCAAGTAAAGGACCAATCGGAATATTCAAGACTGCAAAAAGCATGATAATAAATAAGAAGCCTGCCGCATAAGAGAATACATTCACCAATAACTTTTCCAGTGTTTTAATCCGGGTTGGTGACGCTTTCTGACTTGAACCAGCCCGCTGGATAGATTTCACGATAACTTTTTTCCCAATTGGTATGAAAAGGATAAATAAAAAAATCAGCAGTCCGACTCTTAAGGCAAAACTTATAATGGCTGCCAGATTGAACTGGATTCCCAAAAGTTCCATGTACAACTTCCTCTCTACAACAATTTTACATACAATCACTATATACCTTGTATCGTTTGATTTAAAACGTCCGACTCGGGCGAAGGTGTTTTAACCATAGTGATACAAGCATTTGATTTGTGTCTTAGTCGTCGGAAAAGCCACCGACAGACGGAATAAATTAATAGGGAATTCTTTGTCGGACAGGAGGAAATAAAATGAAATTACGTGATCAGATGCCTGAGCTTAAAGGCGCAACAAAATGGTTAAACAGTAAACCAATATCAAAAAAAAAGCTAATCGGAAAGAAGCCAACGTTCATTCATTTTTGGTCAATTAGCTGCAGCATGTGCAAAAAAATGATGCCGAAAGTGAATGAACTTTGTGCTGAATACAAACAAGATGTAAACGTGATATCTGTCCACATGCCGCTTTCTGAGAAAGATAAGGATCTAGAAGCGGTGAAACGGACAGCAGCAGAACACAACATAACCCAGCCGATTTTTATAGACGATCAGCACATACTGACTGATGCATTTGAAAATGAGTATGTGCCGGCATACTATGTGTTTGATGCAAGCGGTAAATTGAGGTATCGCCAAGCTGGGCGGACAGGAATAAAAATGCTTCAGAAACGTATTAACCGGATTTTAAACGAATAGTGAGTGAAAAAACATCTGCCAGTTCTTGGCGGATGTTTTTTCATGAATGATATTCCAAAAATTTATAAAAGTTTTTAAAATTTGCTCAAAGGGTATAGAATTTTACTTCGGAACCCGTTATATTAGA from Lentibacillus cibarius carries:
- a CDS encoding TlpA family protein disulfide reductase translates to MKLRDQMPELKGATKWLNSKPISKKKLIGKKPTFIHFWSISCSMCKKMMPKVNELCAEYKQDVNVISVHMPLSEKDKDLEAVKRTAAEHNITQPIFIDDQHILTDAFENEYVPAYYVFDASGKLRYRQAGRTGIKMLQKRINRILNE
- a CDS encoding mechanosensitive ion channel family protein; amino-acid sequence: MELLGIQFNLAAIISFALRVGLLIFLFILFIPIGKKVIVKSIQRAGSSQKASPTRIKTLEKLLVNVFSYAAGFLFIIMLFAVLNIPIGPLLAGAGIIGLAIGFGAQGLVSDIVTGFFILLEHQLEIDDYITTAGYDGIVEEVGLRTTKIRSFNGTLNYVPNRHIEGVANHSRGNMRALVDMRISYHDNMDEAISVLERVCAAFQEDERFKDGPNVIGVQSIGSSEVILRVVGQTENGLQWECERALRKAIKEAFDQEGITIPYPHHVVIQKSN
- a CDS encoding YkuS family protein, which gives rise to MARIGVEETLTDVKEALAEMGHDVVDLHSEDDTGYCDCCVISGQDKDVMGMSTASIAGPVVNADGQNAEEVCQMVSDRLKTNQ